The following nucleotide sequence is from Brachyspira suanatina.
AAAATACGATTTATTATATGTTGTATATATTGAAATTTTATCTGATTCATGTTAAGTTAACATAATATATTAACTAAAAATAAATTATGGAGAAAAAATAATGAGAGTTCAGGAAAGAAGAAATAGAGAAATGAATTTAAACAGTCTATTAATGACATCGCAAGATGCTTCTATGAAAATGGCTGTATCATCTTCTCCATTTGCTGCAATGCTCGAAGAAGAAAAGGAAATTAAAAGGTATTCTTATGAATTGGATGAATTAAAAAGACAAATATACGATGCTGGAAATATGCTTGAAAAAAGTGCTAATATGAAAGACTTTCAAAAATTTAGAGATTTAATAAGATCATTAACAGATAAATTAGTAAAAGATGCTTATAGAATAAGAATAGTATCTTCATATATGAGAAGAGGCCGTGAATATCAAGTAGTTTCAAAGATAAATGAAGAACTCGATTCATTATATAGATTAATAATGTCAGAACAAAAGAATCATATAGCTATTGCAAATAAAGTTATGAGACTTAAAGGTTTAGTATTAGATTTAATGTCATGAATATATTAGCATTTGATACAGTATCCAGCAGTTTTTCTATAGCCTTGCAAAAAGATAATGATTCTATCATTGAATATAATAAAGAAGATGTAAGAAATCATAATGAGGAAATACTTCCCGTCTTAAATAACTTTCTAAAAGAAAATGATATTTCACTTGATAAAATAGATTATATAGTATTGGGAATTGGCCCAGGATCTTTTACTGCATTAAGAATAGCATTTGCCACAGTAAAAACAATTTGCTATGCTAAAAATATACCCATTATAGGTATTTCAAGTTTAGAAACATTGTATGAAAATATCAAATATTATGATGGAATAAAAGCAAGTATGATAGATGCTAGGAAAGGAAGTATTTATGCTGATATATATTCCGGAAATAATAAAATAAGAGAAAATTTAGATTTAACCTATGGAGAGTTTATAAATATCATTAATTCTATAGAAAATAATGATAAAACACTTACTCTATGCGGAGATGGATTTTATAAGAATCAAGATTATTTCAAAGAAAAATTAAAAAACTATAAAATAAATGACATAGATAAATCATTTAATATAATAAAAGCCTGCAATAGTATAAAACTGTCGATACCAAGGATAAAATCAAATAATTTTGATAATATTTTCAATTTATTGCCTCTTTATTTGAGAAATAGCGAAGCTGAAAATAAAAAAAATGAATGAAAAACAATAGAAAACCTTCCAATTTATTAAAAATATATAAAAAATATCCGATAATTATTACGATATATGAAAAATATATCTTGACTTCATAAAAAATATTCTTATTATATATAAGAATTATAATATTTTTCTAAAATAATTGTTGGAGTTTGAAAGTGAGAAAATTGCAATCCTTGAAAGTTAAAATACCGTTCTTTGTAATGCTGCTTGTTACTATTATGACGATAATATTAGTAACATTAATAATTAATGTAGGCTCTCAAGGAATAAGAAGTTCAGCCATATTTGGTTTTGAATCTACTACAAAAGTTTATTCAAGAATGATTAATGTATGGCTAGGGCAGGCAATATTTACGTCTGAAGCTATAAGCAGCGGTTATCCAGAATTTATAACTTATATTAGAACTAGAACACCAGAAGCAAAAGCGGCTGTTGAAGCAAGTTTAAAAAATATTGTAGCTAATAACCATAATGTTGAAGGTATTGTAGTGCTTGATGGTTCTGGAAATGTAATAGCTGACAATTTAGATGATAAAGTAGTAAATACTGCTAGAAACTTCAGTGGAACAGAATTATGGCAAAAAATAATGGCAGGACAATCATCAATGCATTATACTGTTGACCCTTCTCCTGCTGATAATAACAAATATGTAGTTAAGATTTTTTCACCAATAAAAGATAGTACAGGAAATATAGTTGGTGCAATATCAACTATGATTGACTGGCTAGGATTTATAGATAAAGAATTAACTCTTGTTAAATTTGGTAATACAGGTCACCCATTTATTGTAGATAAAGATAGATGGGTTATTGCTGACCCTATTCCTTCACATGTTAGAAGTGATGTCTTAAGAAATGCTGATTATATTAAATATGCAGTTGAAAATGAATCAGGATATTATGAGTTCAAATCTCCTTTTAATGGTAAAGATTCAATAGCTACTTTTTATAGAGAGCCTATATCTGGATGGTCTGTTGTTATGAGTATAGA
It contains:
- a CDS encoding YaaR family protein, giving the protein MRVQERRNREMNLNSLLMTSQDASMKMAVSSSPFAAMLEEEKEIKRYSYELDELKRQIYDAGNMLEKSANMKDFQKFRDLIRSLTDKLVKDAYRIRIVSSYMRRGREYQVVSKINEELDSLYRLIMSEQKNHIAIANKVMRLKGLVLDLMS
- the tsaB gene encoding tRNA (adenosine(37)-N6)-threonylcarbamoyltransferase complex dimerization subunit type 1 TsaB — its product is MNILAFDTVSSSFSIALQKDNDSIIEYNKEDVRNHNEEILPVLNNFLKENDISLDKIDYIVLGIGPGSFTALRIAFATVKTICYAKNIPIIGISSLETLYENIKYYDGIKASMIDARKGSIYADIYSGNNKIRENLDLTYGEFINIINSIENNDKTLTLCGDGFYKNQDYFKEKLKNYKINDIDKSFNIIKACNSIKLSIPRIKSNNFDNIFNLLPLYLRNSEAENKKNE